One Cryptococcus decagattii chromosome 9, complete sequence DNA window includes the following coding sequences:
- a CDS encoding 3-O-alpha-D-mannopyranosyl-alpha-D-mannopyranose xylosylphosphotransferase, which yields MPPTALSPSSPHADSYNSYSSSLSPTSPRFHAFSATHGRRSPSPSRLESLLDAPLPSCRSSRPNRSRKIRDALGRHIRPHLTPRTLTILFLWTLSIWFIHHFLFPISSLSRLSKPKVEEHFLSTTFPLPPQRIGDDHLDSVDPRWRAYHPLPAPDPPFPRLRPTRFLPPQCLEQWFAEGETLCGAKELGEEEKLDATWLWVNGSDRRWRDSMIEWREKENVNSPERHFREQNELVHSMRSVLDALPGHLRTFHLILADYPFNYPEDLELVPSPIIPDLEKVASKSKGRRHPRDLPGMPPSSSNLTKRVTPESISASLASHLQSEWRIVQTPTWLDFSRRDPSDPSHPFHPYSVSKAGEREQHYAEASYPTLRYASHWEVFHIPSVDRDGRQELMGEREWRENEWKKKALPTFNSMAIESRIGWLPGLADAIIALNDDFFLLRPHAVSDFHSPLYGSVIRFDHGYNQQVRPEVVKSHINDPGEIGGLYHANAILSQRFPHRLRPYFAHVPKVITRGLHHEASLMFKEALTESSTRRFREMKIGEGDVQMQWLLTSLRVERWREALLWTWVVANMGTISGSQDRWDDATRTAIKDMFGFTENDNDVVKIEVHRGERWTLEPGRMQKAFEQAGWEAPKATEFLFSSMDGTMPPLLKQGEDPAQNDRCMIDLNRCFGVFWTREEDVLSTDMMKRLTFQYPECGDCMIMALVTASGTLGLNAFFPPKETTVTAPELAPGDGYPKFLPPPHLPLTPTWHEADFSLGNILSTTALPGEQVDIRQYCMRLLSRYLYLDARSVSHFHMLKSAEHAERVFKMIQDNPRVSILGMNDDIESDYDEVKRLMNEWFEMRWPRKAVWEREWDPVKDRYID from the exons ATGCCGCCGACCGCGCTGTCCCCTTCTAGCCCTCACGCTGACTCATACAACTCATACTCCTCTTCGCTCAGCCCGACCTCCCCGCGCTTTCACGCCTTTTCTGCCACCCATGGCCGCCGGTCGCCGTCGCCTTCTCGCCTCGAGAGCCTCCTCGACGCACCACTCCCTTCCTGCCGCTCCAGCCGCCCCAACCGCTCGCGGAAAATACGCGATGCGCTCGGTCGCCACATTCGCCCGCACCTCACTCCCCGCACTctcaccatcctcttcctttggACACTCTCCATATGGTTCATACATcactttctctttcccatctcctcaCTCTCCAGGCTCTCAAAGCCCAAGGTGGAGGAACACTTTCTATCAACTACTTTTCCACTCCCGCCACAAAGGATAGGCGACGACCATCTTGACTCGGTCGACCCCCGTTGGCGAGCCTACCATCCTCTGCCAGCGCCCGACCCCCCTTTCCCGCGTCTGAGGCCGACTCGCTTCCTTCCCCCGCAATGTTTGGAACAGTGGTTTGCAGAAGGAGAGACGCTTTGTGGCGCAAAGGAGTTgggcgaggaagagaagctTGATGCAACCTGGCTCTGGGTGAATGGATCCGATCGTCGTTGGAGAGATAGTATGATTGaatggagagaaaaagagaatgTCAACTCGCCAGAGCGCCATTTCCG TGAGCAAAACGAGCTGGTCCACTCCATGAGGTCTGTCCTCGACGCCCTCCCCGGCCATCTGCGTaccttccatctcatcctTGCCGACTATCCCTTTAATTACCCCGAAGATCTGGAATTGgttccttctcccatcaTTCCTGATCTGGAAAAGGTCGCTTCAAAGAGCAAAGGCAGGCGTCACCCTCGCGACCTTCCCGGAATGCCCCCGTCCTCCTCCAACCTGACGAAACGGGTCACTCCAGAATCCATTTCTGCCTCCTTGGCTAGCCACCTCCAATCTGAATGGCGTATCGTCCAGACGCCGACTTGGCTCGATTTCTCTCGTCGTGATCCATCCGACCCTTCGCACCCGTTCCACCCTTACTCTGTCAGCAAAGCGGGTGAAAGAGAACAACATTACGCTGAAGCGTCGTATCCGACGTTGCGGTACGCTTCTCACTGGGAAGTTTTCCACATTCCATCAGTTGATCGGGATGGACGTCAGGAGCTTATGGGAGAAAGGGAATGGAGGGAAAAtgagtggaagaagaaggcgttGCCGACGTTCAACTCGATGGCTATTGAGAGTAGGATCGGATGGTTGCCTGGATTG GCCGACGCCATTATTGCATTGAACGATGACTTTTTTTTGCTCCGCCCCCACGCCGTCTCTGATTTCCATTCTCCTCTCTACGGCTCGGTCATCCGATTTGACCACGGT TATAACCAACAAGTCAGGCCTGAAGTTGTGAAGAGCCATATCAACGATCCCGGAGAAATTGGCGGTCTTTACCACGCCAACGCCATCCTCTCTCAACGTTTCCCCCATCGCCTTCGACCGTACTTTGCCCATGTACCCAAGGTTATCACCCGTGGTCTTCATCATGAGGCGAGCTTGATGTTTAAAGAAGCTTTGACAGAGAGTAGCACGAGGAGATTtagggagatgaagattggggagggTGATGTGCAGATGCAGTGGCTACTCACCTCTCTCCGTGTGGAGAGATGGCGAGAAGCTCTACTCTGGACTTGGGTCGTAGCCAATATGGGTACCATCAGCGGATCGCAAGACCGCTGGGACGATGCTACCCGTACGGCCATCAAGGATATGTTTGGATTCACAGAGAATGATAATGATGTAGTCAAGATTGAGGTGCATAGAGGCGAAAGATGGACTCTGGAGCCGGGAAGGATGCAAAAGGCGTTTGAGCAGGCTGGATGGGAAGCACCAAAGGCTACAGAATTCCTTTTTT CCTCGATGGACGGTACTATGCCTCCGTTACTCAAGCAGGGTGAAGACCCTGCTCAAAACGACAG ATGCATGATCGATCTCAACCGATGCTTTGGCGTTTTCTGGACTCGAGAGGAGGACGTTTTGTCGACTGATATGATGAAACGTTTGACATTCCAGTATCCCGAATGTGGTGACTGCA TGATCATGGCCCTCGTGACAGCGTCTGGCACCCTTGGCCTCAACgccttctttcctcctaAAGAAACAACAGTGACCGCTCCCGAACTTGCACCCGGCGACGGATACCCGAAATTCTTGCCCCCGCCCCACCTTCCTCTCACGCCCACATGGCACGAAGCGGATTTCTCGCTTGGGAATATTTTGTCTACGACCGCCCTTCCTGGCGAGCAGGTTGATATTCGACAATACTGTATGAGGCTCCTTTCTCGTTATTTATATCTTGATG CGAGATCGGTGTCTCATTTCCACATGTTGAAATCTGCCGAACATGCCGAAAGGGTGTTCAAGATGATTCAAGACAACCCGCGAGTATCAATATTGGGTATGAATGATGATATTGAATCGGATTATGATGAAGTCAAACGCTTGATGAATGAATGGTTTGAGATGAGGTGGCCGAGAAAGGCGGTGTGGGAAAGAGAATGGGATCCTGTAAAGGATAGATATATTGATTAG